Proteins encoded within one genomic window of uncultured Draconibacterium sp.:
- a CDS encoding SpoIID/LytB domain-containing protein, whose amino-acid sequence MSSPNIHVGIMSADKIDFKLHGEYQLLGTKHTFSGDRSVRFENGNLQLTGSKISGDKLYFMPLDKKKSEFELKDVTIGVNFHWEQKEDQKFQGALKFIVEEGKITAVNILSIEDYLISVISSEMSAKSSLDLLKAHAIISRSWLIAQTEKQDKLTEAAETYEGTFKSDDEYIKWYDREDHTNFHVCADDHCQRYQGTTRSHNPNVVKAVNETAGVVLSYKGVICDARFSKCCGGIAELFENCWEPVNHPYLTAVIDNPDAPKGLETDLTVETNAVLWLKNAPEAFCNTDDEEVLKQVLNEYDWTAKDFYRWTVEYKQDELSALILKRSGHDFGKILDMIPVERGVSGRLIKLRIVGSKKTLTVGKELEIRRWLSESHLYSSAFFVEKQDVVDGVPGKIILHGGGWGHGVGLCQIGAAVMGHKGYKYDEILNHYFKNINLEKRY is encoded by the coding sequence ATGAGCAGTCCAAATATTCATGTAGGCATAATGAGTGCCGATAAAATTGATTTTAAACTTCACGGCGAATACCAGCTGTTGGGAACAAAACATACTTTTTCGGGCGATAGATCAGTACGTTTCGAAAATGGAAACCTGCAGCTTACCGGCTCCAAAATAAGTGGCGATAAATTGTATTTTATGCCACTTGATAAGAAAAAATCGGAATTTGAATTAAAAGATGTTACCATCGGTGTAAACTTTCACTGGGAGCAAAAGGAGGACCAGAAATTTCAGGGGGCTTTGAAATTTATTGTTGAAGAGGGTAAAATTACAGCGGTAAATATTTTGTCGATTGAAGATTACCTGATCAGCGTAATTTCGTCGGAAATGAGTGCCAAAAGTTCGCTTGATTTGCTGAAGGCACACGCCATAATTTCGCGCAGCTGGTTAATTGCGCAAACTGAAAAGCAAGATAAACTTACTGAAGCGGCAGAAACTTATGAGGGCACTTTTAAATCCGACGATGAATATATAAAGTGGTACGACCGCGAAGATCACACGAATTTCCATGTTTGTGCCGACGATCATTGTCAGCGTTACCAGGGAACAACGCGTTCGCATAACCCTAATGTGGTGAAGGCGGTAAACGAAACGGCTGGCGTGGTACTTTCCTATAAAGGTGTGATTTGCGATGCGCGTTTCTCGAAATGTTGTGGAGGAATTGCCGAGCTTTTTGAGAATTGCTGGGAACCTGTAAATCATCCGTATCTAACTGCAGTTATCGATAATCCTGATGCTCCAAAAGGTTTAGAGACAGATCTTACGGTGGAGACAAATGCAGTTCTGTGGTTAAAAAATGCGCCGGAAGCGTTTTGTAATACCGATGATGAAGAAGTGCTGAAACAGGTGCTGAACGAGTACGACTGGACCGCCAAAGATTTTTACCGTTGGACAGTTGAATACAAACAAGACGAGCTTTCTGCATTGATTTTGAAACGCTCAGGACATGATTTTGGAAAGATACTGGATATGATCCCGGTTGAACGTGGCGTTTCAGGACGATTGATAAAACTTAGAATAGTTGGCTCGAAAAAGACTTTAACAGTTGGAAAAGAGCTGGAAATCCGTCGTTGGTTAAGTGAATCACATTTATATAGTTCGGCATTTTTTGTTGAAAAACAGGATGTTGTTGATGGTGTTCCCGGCAAAATTATTTTGCACGGGGGAGGCTGGGGACATGGTGTTGGCCTATGCCAGATAGGTGCTGCCGTAATGGGCCATAAAGGCTATAAGTACGATGAAATTCTGAATCACTATTTTAAAAATATAAACCTCGAAAAACGATACTAA
- a CDS encoding DUF4922 domain-containing protein translates to MNTISKEIKQLLADQKIEWELVGKSFAGLQNVQVREFQFDGFTIKVQFNPGRIVSSAAKVDKKSIEARPCFLCAANRPAEQRGVTFGDYEVLVNPFPIFPEHFTIPAFAHTPQQIKGNFGNMLDLAQAMDGFTLFYNGPKCGASAPDHFHFQAGNAGFMPLDNEITVLKEKYGDKWEKDNVNYSAIKDGLRNFLVLETADKMAMINAFANIYTELEDEESDEEPMLNILTRYDDGGWRIQVFPRALHRPAQYFAEEEENILISPASVDMGGVLITPQEKNFLKITKNDIESILKQVLWPDNQFDKLTTKLKQ, encoded by the coding sequence ATGAATACAATTTCAAAAGAAATAAAGCAACTGCTTGCCGACCAGAAAATAGAATGGGAACTGGTGGGAAAAAGCTTCGCCGGATTGCAAAATGTACAAGTGCGCGAATTTCAGTTTGACGGATTTACAATAAAAGTTCAGTTTAATCCGGGCCGAATTGTGTCGTCGGCAGCCAAAGTAGATAAAAAATCGATTGAAGCGCGCCCGTGCTTTTTATGTGCTGCAAACCGTCCGGCAGAGCAGCGTGGCGTAACATTTGGCGATTACGAGGTTTTAGTAAATCCATTTCCGATATTTCCCGAGCATTTTACTATTCCTGCTTTTGCCCACACACCGCAGCAAATAAAAGGAAACTTTGGCAATATGCTCGATCTGGCGCAGGCGATGGACGGTTTTACCTTGTTTTATAACGGACCAAAATGTGGCGCTTCTGCACCCGATCATTTTCATTTCCAGGCAGGGAATGCGGGTTTTATGCCCCTGGATAATGAAATAACTGTATTAAAAGAGAAATATGGTGATAAGTGGGAAAAAGACAATGTGAATTACAGCGCCATAAAAGATGGCCTTCGAAACTTTTTGGTGTTGGAAACGGCCGATAAAATGGCCATGATTAATGCCTTTGCAAACATCTACACAGAGCTTGAAGATGAGGAAAGTGATGAGGAACCGATGTTAAATATTCTTACCCGTTATGACGATGGAGGCTGGAGAATCCAGGTTTTTCCGCGTGCGCTGCATCGTCCGGCGCAGTATTTTGCCGAAGAAGAGGAGAATATTCTAATCAGTCCTGCCTCGGTTGATATGGGCGGTGTGTTGATCACACCTCAGGAGAAAAACTTTTTGAAGATCACCAAAAACGATATCGAAAGTATACTTAAACAGGTTTTATGGCCTGACAATCAATTTGATAAACTAACTACAAAACTTAAACAATGA
- a CDS encoding glycoside hydrolase family 9 protein, with protein MIKRAFLSFVLMLVAICVFAQQKVIRINQLGYLPQSVKVAVFLSTEEENAEQFQVFNALNDKQVYEAKVNPVNGKDWGMKTALRLDFSAVTSPGGYYLKYGETQSPAFQIASDVYEGTADFLLNYMRQQRCGYNPYLQDSCHLHDGIIVDHPIKSGQKINVTGGWHDASDYLQYLTTSANATYQLLYAYEQNPTVFKDEYRENGTSGANGIPDILDEAKWGLDWMVKMNPSAGEMYNQIADDRDHRGYRLPNKDTVSYGLEGIYRPVYFITGKPQGLAEHKNRTTGVSSSAAKYASAFALGAMMVKDHYPEFAKQIAAKATEAYTFALSDLGACQTACNVSPYFYEEANYVDDLELAATTLYQLTGDAYYLTEAKKWGSVENVTPWMSAGFARHYQFYPFVNLGHVKLAEKDENFATYLKQGLTHLYDRGKDDPFLNGIPFIWCSNNLVAAAITQARAYEKITGDRSFAEMEAALRDWLFGCNPWGTSMICGLPAGGNNPEAPHSSIKKILGETTTGGLVDGPVYYSIFSGLIGIQIQQPDPFEAFNKGKAVYHDDLGDYSSNEPTMDGTASLSYYLSSLEKMGIDQQNEYEEDAQGAIRRIHPAEKNIYLVFSAHDKAEGAGHILKVLDKKDCKASFFFTGDFLRDKQFQSTVKKVINDGHYLGAHSDKHLLYCGWSKRDSLLVDRNTFEQDLKENYKALQQFGINSEKASWFLPPYEWYNSATVNWADALGLATINFTPGIRSNADYTTHDMANYMSSEQIIKSIFQVEEEQGLNGAIALIHPGTEEKRADKFYLRLEELIERLQAEGYNFKRLP; from the coding sequence ATGATCAAACGGGCGTTTCTCTCATTTGTTCTGATGCTTGTTGCTATATGTGTTTTTGCACAGCAGAAAGTTATTCGTATCAATCAGTTGGGCTACTTGCCACAGTCGGTAAAGGTGGCTGTTTTTCTTTCTACGGAAGAGGAAAATGCTGAACAGTTTCAGGTATTTAATGCCTTAAACGATAAGCAGGTTTACGAAGCCAAAGTAAACCCGGTCAACGGCAAAGATTGGGGAATGAAGACCGCTTTACGGCTTGATTTTTCCGCGGTGACAAGCCCCGGCGGTTATTACCTAAAATATGGAGAAACTCAATCTCCGGCTTTTCAAATTGCTTCGGATGTTTACGAAGGAACAGCAGATTTCCTGTTAAACTACATGCGCCAGCAACGTTGTGGCTACAATCCGTATTTGCAGGATTCCTGTCATTTGCACGATGGAATTATTGTCGATCATCCAATAAAATCGGGACAGAAAATTAATGTTACCGGAGGTTGGCACGATGCCTCGGATTACCTGCAATACCTTACAACATCGGCAAATGCAACTTATCAGTTACTGTATGCATACGAGCAAAATCCGACGGTGTTTAAAGATGAGTACCGGGAGAATGGTACGTCGGGAGCAAATGGAATTCCCGATATTCTGGATGAAGCAAAATGGGGCCTCGACTGGATGGTAAAAATGAATCCTTCGGCAGGAGAAATGTATAACCAGATTGCCGACGACAGAGATCACCGCGGTTACCGTTTGCCCAATAAAGATACGGTGAGCTATGGACTGGAAGGAATTTACCGCCCCGTGTATTTTATCACCGGAAAACCACAGGGGCTTGCTGAGCATAAAAACCGCACAACCGGCGTTTCGTCGAGTGCTGCAAAATATGCATCGGCATTTGCTTTGGGAGCGATGATGGTTAAGGATCATTACCCTGAGTTTGCCAAACAAATAGCAGCGAAAGCTACTGAAGCCTACACGTTTGCTTTGAGCGATTTGGGGGCTTGTCAAACGGCTTGTAACGTGTCGCCGTATTTTTACGAGGAAGCCAATTATGTGGACGACCTTGAACTGGCTGCCACAACTTTATACCAGTTAACCGGTGACGCTTATTATTTAACAGAAGCCAAAAAATGGGGCAGTGTTGAAAACGTAACGCCATGGATGTCGGCAGGTTTTGCACGTCATTACCAGTTTTACCCTTTTGTGAATCTGGGGCATGTTAAGCTGGCTGAAAAGGATGAAAACTTTGCAACTTATCTGAAACAGGGATTAACGCATCTTTACGATCGTGGAAAAGATGATCCTTTCCTGAATGGCATTCCCTTTATCTGGTGCTCGAATAATTTAGTGGCGGCAGCGATTACGCAGGCGCGTGCTTACGAAAAAATCACCGGTGATCGTTCGTTTGCCGAAATGGAAGCCGCCTTGCGCGACTGGCTTTTTGGTTGTAACCCGTGGGGAACAAGTATGATTTGTGGATTGCCGGCAGGAGGCAATAATCCGGAGGCGCCACATTCGTCCATTAAAAAAATTCTGGGTGAAACAACAACTGGCGGATTGGTTGACGGACCGGTTTATTATTCAATTTTTTCCGGGCTTATTGGTATTCAGATTCAGCAACCCGACCCGTTTGAAGCTTTTAATAAAGGCAAAGCAGTTTATCACGATGATCTGGGCGATTATTCATCGAACGAACCAACCATGGACGGCACGGCAAGTCTGAGCTATTATTTGTCGTCGCTGGAAAAAATGGGAATCGATCAGCAGAACGAATATGAAGAAGATGCACAGGGAGCTATCCGACGCATTCACCCTGCAGAAAAGAATATTTACCTGGTGTTTTCGGCACACGATAAAGCCGAAGGCGCTGGGCATATTTTAAAGGTGCTCGACAAAAAGGATTGTAAAGCTTCGTTCTTTTTTACCGGCGATTTTTTGCGCGACAAACAATTTCAATCTACCGTAAAAAAAGTAATAAATGACGGACATTATTTGGGGGCACACTCTGATAAACACCTGTTGTATTGCGGCTGGTCGAAAAGAGATTCGTTGCTGGTTGACCGAAATACTTTTGAACAGGATTTGAAAGAAAATTACAAGGCTTTGCAGCAATTTGGAATCAACAGCGAAAAGGCAAGCTGGTTTCTGCCGCCTTATGAATGGTATAATTCGGCAACCGTAAATTGGGCTGATGCGCTTGGATTGGCGACGATTAACTTTACGCCCGGAATACGAAGCAACGCCGATTATACAACACACGATATGGCGAATTATATGTCTTCCGAACAAATCATAAAAAGTATTTTTCAGGTAGAGGAGGAACAAGGATTAAACGGGGCGATTGCGCTGATTCATCCCGGAACGGAAGAAAAAAGAGCAGATAAATTTTATCTTCGTTTGGAAGAATTGATTGAACGATTGCAGGCAGAAGGATATAATTTTAAACGATTACCATAG
- a CDS encoding glycosyltransferase family A protein — protein MIKKKQSIMTKINCFVPAAAWSQVAEMIGELQANHSVNKIFLPESVAKEAGEKAQVFSFDGLTSTTTVKQIAALSEDVDYILLLTKVTAVELGQFAVERLIDVAELTGAVKVYSDYYEVKEGKLTTHPVIDYQEGSLRDDFNFGPLVLYKADAFLAAVKNMTQDFEHAGLYYLRLKVAQQGGIFRIPEFLYTIDETDNRKSGQKIFDYVDPKNRQVQVEMEQAATEHLKDVGAWISPDFTPVELDEKVFDKKASVVIPVRNREKTIADAMESVLMQKTDFEFNLIVIDNHSTDKTTSIIQSFAEKDDRVVHIIPVREDLGIGGCWNLGVHDSRCGMIAMQLDSDDIYKDENTLQKVIDVFESEKCAMVVGTYQLVNFDLEEIPPGIIDHKEWTPDNGKNNALRINGLGAPRAFYTPVLRDVKIPNTSYGEDYAVGLAISRDYQIGRIYENLYLCRRWDDNSDAALDIVKMNAHNTYKDRIRTIELKARQRKNRG, from the coding sequence ATGATTAAGAAAAAACAATCGATAATGACTAAAATTAACTGTTTCGTACCCGCTGCAGCCTGGTCGCAAGTGGCGGAAATGATTGGCGAATTACAAGCCAATCATTCAGTAAATAAAATATTCTTACCTGAGAGTGTTGCAAAAGAAGCCGGGGAAAAGGCACAGGTATTTTCTTTTGATGGATTAACTTCTACTACAACGGTAAAACAAATAGCAGCCTTGTCGGAGGATGTGGACTACATTCTATTGTTGACAAAAGTAACTGCTGTGGAACTGGGACAGTTTGCCGTTGAACGTTTGATAGATGTAGCAGAATTAACCGGTGCTGTAAAGGTGTATTCCGATTATTACGAGGTGAAAGAAGGTAAGCTGACAACACATCCGGTGATTGATTACCAGGAAGGCAGTTTGCGCGACGACTTTAATTTTGGTCCTCTCGTATTATACAAAGCCGATGCATTTCTGGCGGCTGTAAAAAATATGACACAGGATTTTGAACATGCCGGGCTGTATTACCTGCGTTTAAAAGTGGCGCAACAGGGCGGGATATTCCGTATTCCTGAATTTTTATATACCATTGATGAAACCGATAACCGCAAAAGCGGACAGAAAATATTTGATTACGTAGATCCGAAAAACCGGCAGGTGCAGGTTGAAATGGAACAGGCGGCAACCGAACATTTAAAAGATGTAGGCGCGTGGATTAGTCCTGATTTTACGCCGGTGGAACTGGATGAAAAGGTTTTTGACAAAAAAGCTTCGGTGGTTATTCCGGTGCGAAACCGCGAAAAAACCATTGCCGATGCTATGGAGTCGGTGTTGATGCAAAAAACGGATTTTGAGTTTAACCTGATCGTTATCGATAATCATTCAACGGATAAAACCACTTCAATTATCCAATCTTTTGCTGAAAAAGACGATCGTGTTGTACACATTATCCCGGTTCGCGAAGATCTTGGAATTGGCGGTTGCTGGAACCTTGGAGTTCACGATTCGCGCTGCGGAATGATTGCGATGCAGCTTGACAGCGACGATATTTACAAAGACGAAAATACATTGCAAAAAGTGATTGATGTTTTCGAATCGGAAAAATGTGCCATGGTTGTGGGAACATATCAGCTGGTGAATTTCGACTTGGAAGAGATACCACCGGGCATTATCGACCACAAAGAGTGGACTCCCGACAACGGTAAAAACAACGCTCTGCGCATTAATGGTTTAGGTGCGCCGCGCGCTTTTTACACACCCGTTTTGCGTGATGTAAAAATTCCGAATACAAGCTACGGAGAAGATTATGCAGTTGGTTTGGCAATTTCAAGAGATTACCAAATTGGCCGTATTTATGAGAATCTATACCTCTGCCGCCGTTGGGATGATAATTCGGATGCAGCGCTGGACATTGTGAAAATGAATGCACATAATACCTACAAAGACAGGATTCGTACCATCGAGTTAAAAGCCCGTCAAAGGAAAAACAGAGGGTAA
- a CDS encoding MFS transporter: MAKTKTQRNPWFWIPTLYFAEGLPYVIVMTLSVIMYKRLGISNTDIALYTSWLYLPWVIKPLWSPIVDILKTKRFWIVIMQLVVGVGLAGVAFTIPVSNFFQYTLAFFWLLAFSSATHDIAADGFYMLGLSQGDQSFFVGIRSTFYRFAMLTGQGLLVILAGALETATGLEPLEVNVTAQNIAVQKISFNPESYQQLHEAGDIYFVSENEVKVPIGLVTKDQAADIKKSVDDWNINNNFYASEIPVEEDEGWWKRKVATPLKETLKEKFNKETVDPSSEVGNLAIIPIQLSTKPEAGEEVVLNFGYEKGDASIKLVKTYRYVFNETNWDKPAFAVVQLDPKLKKATQATFVGRSGNIRFAWLVVMACIAVLFVVFSLYHRFALPHPASDVANKTEGKSVMGEFFETFAAFFRKKEIVSIMLFLLLYRLAESQLVKMASPFLLDAREAGGLGITTGDLGLVYGTAGMISLTIGGILGGIVASRKGLKHWLWWMALAINLPNLCYLLLSWFNPTSLWWISAAVVIEQFGYGFGFTAYMLFSIYVSEGKHKTAHYAITTGFMALGMMIPGMLSGWLQEIIGYQSFFVWVMICTIPIFLVLPFVKVDPKFGIKEKE; the protein is encoded by the coding sequence ATGGCTAAAACAAAAACACAACGCAATCCCTGGTTTTGGATTCCAACACTTTATTTTGCAGAAGGATTACCCTACGTAATTGTAATGACCCTCTCGGTGATTATGTACAAACGACTGGGAATTTCAAATACCGACATTGCTTTATACACCAGCTGGTTGTATTTGCCATGGGTGATTAAACCGTTGTGGAGTCCGATTGTCGATATCCTGAAAACCAAGCGCTTTTGGATTGTAATTATGCAGTTGGTGGTTGGCGTTGGGCTGGCGGGTGTGGCGTTTACCATTCCTGTCAGTAATTTTTTTCAGTATACGCTCGCGTTTTTCTGGTTGCTGGCTTTTAGCTCGGCAACACACGATATTGCCGCCGATGGTTTTTATATGCTGGGATTGAGCCAGGGCGATCAGTCGTTTTTTGTGGGCATCAGAAGTACCTTTTATCGTTTTGCCATGCTAACCGGGCAGGGGCTTTTGGTTATTCTTGCCGGAGCTTTGGAAACCGCGACAGGATTGGAACCGCTCGAAGTGAATGTAACTGCTCAGAATATTGCTGTTCAGAAAATTTCTTTTAATCCTGAAAGCTATCAGCAGTTGCACGAAGCTGGCGATATTTATTTTGTTTCGGAAAACGAGGTGAAAGTCCCCATTGGTTTGGTAACAAAAGACCAGGCGGCTGACATAAAGAAAAGTGTGGATGACTGGAACATTAACAATAACTTTTATGCCAGCGAAATTCCGGTGGAGGAAGATGAAGGTTGGTGGAAAAGGAAGGTGGCTACACCTTTAAAAGAAACACTAAAAGAAAAATTCAATAAAGAAACGGTTGACCCGAGTTCGGAAGTTGGCAACCTGGCTATCATTCCCATTCAGCTTTCAACCAAACCAGAAGCCGGCGAAGAGGTGGTGCTGAATTTTGGTTACGAAAAAGGCGATGCCAGCATAAAACTGGTAAAAACTTACCGTTATGTGTTCAACGAAACGAACTGGGACAAACCTGCTTTTGCCGTGGTTCAGCTCGATCCGAAACTGAAGAAAGCCACGCAGGCAACTTTTGTTGGCCGCTCGGGGAATATACGCTTTGCCTGGCTGGTAGTTATGGCTTGTATTGCCGTGTTGTTTGTGGTCTTTTCGTTGTATCACCGTTTTGCATTGCCGCATCCTGCCAGCGATGTTGCCAACAAAACCGAAGGCAAAAGTGTGATGGGCGAGTTCTTCGAAACCTTTGCAGCTTTTTTCCGCAAAAAGGAAATCGTATCGATTATGTTGTTCCTTTTGTTATACCGATTGGCCGAATCGCAACTGGTAAAGATGGCCTCGCCGTTTTTGCTTGATGCCCGCGAAGCCGGAGGACTGGGAATTACTACCGGCGATTTGGGTTTGGTGTACGGAACAGCCGGAATGATTTCGCTCACGATTGGCGGTATTTTAGGAGGAATTGTGGCTTCACGCAAAGGACTAAAACACTGGCTGTGGTGGATGGCGCTGGCCATTAACCTGCCTAATCTTTGTTATTTGTTGCTGTCGTGGTTTAATCCAACATCCTTGTGGTGGATTTCGGCTGCTGTGGTTATTGAGCAGTTTGGTTACGGCTTTGGATTTACGGCTTATATGCTCTTCTCTATTTACGTTTCGGAAGGAAAGCATAAAACCGCACATTACGCTATTACAACCGGTTTTATGGCGCTGGGAATGATGATTCCGGGAATGTTAAGCGGCTGGTTACAGGAAATAATAGGTTACCAAAGTTTCTTTGTTTGGGTGATGATCTGTACCATCCCAATCTTTTTGGTACTGCCGTTTGTAAAGGTTGATCCGAAGTTTGGGATTAAGGAGAAAGAATAA